From a region of the Triticum aestivum cultivar Chinese Spring chromosome 7D, IWGSC CS RefSeq v2.1, whole genome shotgun sequence genome:
- the LOC123169454 gene encoding uncharacterized protein, translated as MCEAFRASAFSRRWRNPPRRLSLLHLDVRQFGRDTSTVDLGAMPPAVETMLAFTGLMSSAVEAMQAVEAMQAFTGALLRSLSASPPPVTLSLCFFPVTNLTSIGRAVEDVITRGETKYLEFHIRTPYGHGRLARHEFMSFSRACPVAFRWLTMLTFDNIAFDDSDIPDLISACDRLRHLTLSSCRLVEFYSPLEIHTPCSRLQKLFFIDFDCRWIALMTLPRLTELRCVGNNHDVCVQLIVVISNTVPILALRKPSAGAVRPGSGASPCVPHFSCDALSCATRTRIWIQMEHPKQLTAKFRNLTNVELFGIFPKYDLSWTIFFLEAAPALQNFRLSREGHLCTDYAIKTNVVWKPSKNFKHLNLKLLRMSGFEDEDKVTNYIRLVMKRTVWLKRIELHGENPCNKCDAIDPTSRRPHVDEARRRRIKEKLTHKSSSSVEIIIC; from the exons ATGTGCGAGGCGTTCCGCGCCAGCGCATTCTCCAGGCGGTGGCGGAACCCCCCCCGCCGGCTCTCGCTCCTGCACCTCGACGTCCGCCAGTTCGGCCGAGACACTTCGACGGTCGACCTCGGGGCAATGCCTCCGGCGGTCGAGACCATGCTGGCGTTCACGGGACTGATGTCTTCGGCTGTCGAGGCCATGCAGGCTGTCGAGGCCATGCAGGCGTTCACGGGAGCGCTGCTCAGATCACTGTCTGCGTCTCCTCCTCCGGTGACCCTCAGCCTCTGCTTCTTCCCTGTGACGAACCTGACCTCCATAGGCCGCGCCGTCGAGGACGTTATCACCCGCGGCGAGACTAAGTATCTTGAATTTCACATCCGCACGCCATACGGTCATGGTCGGCTGGCGAGGCACGAGTTCATGTCCTTCTCCCGTGCCTGCCCAGTTGCCTTCCGGTGGCTCACGATGCTTACATTCGACAATATTGCGTTTGATGATTCCGACATCCCCGACCTCATTAGCGCTTGCGATAGGCTCAGACACCTCACTCTGAGCTCCTGCAGACTGGTTGAATTTTACTCTCCGCTCGAGATCCACACGCCATGCTCCAGACTCCAAAAGCTCTTCTTCATAGACTTTGATTGCAGATGGATCGCGTTGATGACTTTACCCAGACTTACAGAACTGCGGTGTGTTGGAAATAACCACGATGTGTGTGTCCAACTGATCGTGGTTATTTCCAACACGGTGCCAATCTTGGCGCTCCGAAAACCCTCGGCCGGTGCGGTTCGGCCAGGTTCCGGAGCTTCGCCGTGTGTCCCTCATTTCTCGTGCGACGCCCTGTCATGCGCCACTCGCACTCGG ATTTGGATTCAGATGGAACATCCGAAGCAGCTCACTGCTAAATTCAGAAACCTGACCAATGTGGAGCTTTTTGGTATCTTTCCTAAGTATGATCTGAGCTGGACCATATTTTTCCTTGAAGCTGCACCTGCCCTGCAAAATTTCAGA TTGTCTCGAGAAGGGCATTTGTGTACCGACTATGCCATCAAGACCAATGTGGTGTGGAAGCCATCCAAGAACTTTAAGCACCTGAACTTGAAGTTGCTCCGGATGTCCGGGTTCGAGGACGAAGACAAGGTGACAAATTACATAAGGCTAGTCATGAAGCGAACTGTGTGGTTGAAGAGAATCGAGCTGCATGGTGAAAACCCATGCAATAAATGCGATGCCATTGACCCGACGTCGAGGAGACCCCACGTGGATGAAGCTCGCAGGCGTCGGATTAAGGAGAAACTCACACATAAGTCATCCTCATCCGTGGAGATAATAATATGTTGA